The DNA segment TTATCATGAAGGTGACCTGCTTCCTTCGGAAAATGAACTGATGCAGTCGCATGGCGTTACACGGAGTACGGTTCGCCAGGCGCTTGTAGAACTGGTGCGTGAAGGATACATTGTAAAACAGCAGGGTAAGGGCAGTATCGTTCAGAAACAGAGGCGCCGGACCCTGGGCTTACTTTCGGTTAAAGGTTTTTCAGAGGTAGTGAGCAGCAACCACCTTGCTGTTCATACCGTGATGATTCAAAAACCGGTTGTGACAAGCTGGATTGAACCATTTTTTTATCCCCTTGATGAGACGGAGTGGTCGGCAGGCTGTATTTATCTTAAACGCATCCGTTGTGTAGACGATGAGCCTGTAATGCTTGAATCTACGTACATTCCAAATGTCAACCTGCCGAGGTTTTGCAGCAGCCCTTTTGTGCGGGGTTCTCTTTTCGAGACACTAAGCGTAAATCATCAGGTAGAAATTACACGGGTCGACCAGGACCTCAGGGCGGTTACGGCGGGGGCAGAGGCATCGGAGCATCTCGGCGTACAAGCCGGAAGCCCGTTGTTGCATATATTTATTAAGTTTCACAGCAATCGCGAACACCTCAATGTTTACAGTTCGCTGCTATGTAATACCATGAATTATTCAATAGGAAATAAACTTTGAGCAATGAAGGAATGAAGGAATGAAGGAATTAAGGAATTAAGGAATTAAGGAATGAAGGAATGAAGGAATGAAGGAATGAAGGAATGAAGGTAATGAAGGAATTAAGGAATTAAGGAATGAAGGAATGAAGGAATGAAGGAATGAAGGAAAATCGTAAATCGTAAATCGTAAATCGTAAATCTTAAATAAATTTATATGAATAAAATTCAGGAACTTGCAGCCATGATTGATCACTCGGTACTTCAACCTACTTATACCGATGAGGATCTGAAAAAACAATGTGAGGTGGCCAGGAAATACAAAGTGGCTTCAGTGTGTGTTAAACCCTACGCAGTGCGGATGGCTGCATCGCTTTTGAAAGGCTCTGATGTAAAAGTGGGATGTGTGATTGGTTTCCCTCATGGAAACAGCTCAACAGCCGTAAAGGTGTTTGAAACAGAACAGGCATGCAACGACGGGGCAGTCGAGATTGATATGGTGATTAATATCGGAAAAGCCCTGGGAGGCGAATGGGATTACGTGGAAAGGGAAATTAAAGCGATAACTGATTGTTGTCACAGGAATAACGCCATTGTCAAGGTGATTTTCGAAACCGATTACATGACCAGGAAAGAAGATAAGATCAGGCTTTGTGAAATCTGCACAAAAGCCGGTGCTGATTTTGTGAAAACATCAACCGGTTATGGTTATGTTAAACAGCCGAACGGGTTTTTCAGCTACACCGGGGCTACTGTTGAAGATGTGAAACTGATGAGGGAACATTCTGGTCCCCGGGTTCAGGTTAAATGTGCCGGAGGTGTCAGAACCCTGGATGATTTGCTCAAAATGAAAGATGCCGGGGCCACCCGTTCTGGAGCCACAGCAACAGAAACTATTTTAAAGGAAGCATCGGATCGGTTTGGCTTGCCTTTGTAGATTTTGTCAATTTAAAAAGTAAACATTTCATCGTTAACTTGGTTAATTATTCATGAATATACAGGACAAATTCTCACTGAATCTGTCCTGTATTTGTTTAGGGCCCCGCAAAAAGGGCTATTTTATTAATTCAAAGTTTCGATGAAATGAGAAAGCTGTTTTTGTCCATTGCCATTCTGATTGTTATGATTTCATGTGAGAAGAATAATACCATTTCTGGCTTATTCGGTACCCGGAACAATATTGCCTATATAGGGAGATTTGACCGCCAGACAGGGGATCGTGCGGTATTCATGTATTCGGGTTCTGCTATCCGGACCAATTTTACCGGAACATCGGTTAAGATACTTCTGCGTGATGATAGTCTGAGGAATCTTTTCAATGTGATCATTGATGGTAATCTTTCTGTTCTGAAAACTTCAGATACAATGGAATACATGCTGGCTGAAAACCTGCAGGACAAAGTTCACTCTCTTGAAATCGTCAGAAGGACTGAATGGTTTGCCGGCAATACAACGTTTATGGGATTTAAACTGGATGATGGAGCCGAATTGATGAAACCTGAAATGAAACCTCATATACTTGAATTCATCGGAGATTCGTATATATGCGGTTATGGCAATGAAGGGAAAAGTCCTGATGAGCCCTTCAAATATGAAACAGAAAACAGCTATATGAGCTATGGCGCAATAACTTCAAGATCGCTGAATTCGGAATTTATTTCTGTATCTTATTCGGGATTCGGACTGGTCCAGGATTACAATGGAAATAAGAATAATTCCCTTATCCATCATTATGACAGGGTTATCAATAACAGTTCACAAAAATGGAATTATTCAGAATACAAACCTGATGCTGTTGTTGTTGCACTCGGGGGCAATGATGTGGAATCAGGCGTAGACAGTGCTCTTTTCGTTTCCACTTATGTGAAATTTTTGAAAAGGATAAGGAATAACTATGGCAATACGATGATAGTATGTATTGCCGGCCCTTCAGCACCCAATGAGTTTTGGCCTGTGCTTAGAGCATATATAAAAGCTGCGGCTGAAGATTTTGCACAGACCGATGACAGGGTGCAATATTTCGAATTTACGCCCTTCACGCCTCATGGAAGCAATGCACATCCGAATGTAGCCGAACACAAGCAACTTGCTGACGAATTTGCGCCGTTTTTAAGGGGAGTTATGGGGTGGTAGGCACAACACGGCCGTCATTGCCAACCCCGACTCCTGCGGGGTGAAGCAATCTGCCGGCACTGGCTCGCAATGACGATTACGGTTCGATTGTCACAATAACCCTTTTATAGCTTGTCATTTGCGGCGTACCCTTATCCGTCACCTCAAGGATAAAATGAGCCGTTTCCTTTTTGTCAACTTTTGGGGCAATTATATAAACTCCATGGAGGTTTTCAGCACCGTCAAGCTTTATTAATTTTTTATAGCTTCCTGCCTCAGGATAGTTGTACCATAGAAAGCCCAGGTTGTCTCCATCCGGATCCGTTGAATTGAAAGCATCCAGTCCGAATCCCTGGCCTGATTTAACCGTAATCTGTTCAGGATGGCTTAAAATAATTATAGGTGCATGATTGGCTTCTTCATAGGATTTGGTGCACCAATCCATCCGGGCGGCGAAATCATCCTGGAAATCATCCCTCCATCGCCATAATGAAACTTTATTGCCTGTAAATGATGCTGTATCAGGTTTCACTGTTCTTCCGTATTCACCAGGTACATAGGGAGTATAACTATCAATCGCATCAGTCCATATTTTCCTGGTTTCAGGTTCGTGCGGCACCCCGGAAGATCCTTTGTATGACGAGAGTTCAGGTTTATAAAACTCATAACGGCCACCCCATCCGCCCCATTCGGGGTGTTCAGGATTACTCAGCCCGTTAAGAATTAAATGCAACCATGAGGGCGTGTCTCCTTCCATGCCATAGGCTACATCGGGATAAACAGCGCCAAATGGTCCGTGCCCCTGTTGAATATTTTCGGCGAGCCAGGTATTGCTGATTTTTTCATTGTTGATTCGCGGAATAAAACTGTTAATGGCACTCCATGTGGCCCTCATGTAATCGTCACCCGGACTGACAATGTAAAACAAATCCGGAAAATTATTGCGTAACCATATTCCACTGTCGTCCTGGTCGGAAATAGCATAAACCCTCAATTTTGCAACAAGTCTTTTTAATTCCTGCTCAGACTTTGTTTTCTTTAACCTGTAAAGAGCCTGGGCAATAGTATTTGAGCCTCCCCAGATTGAAATCCACAGCGGCCTTTCATCATTTTTTTCAAGTTCGTTGATGATCCATGCAGACCCTTCAGAGTCTTTTGAATCACCCACGCCTGACATGCCATACTCGGGAA comes from the Bacteroidales bacterium genome and includes:
- a CDS encoding nucleoside hydrolase-like domain-containing protein, translated to MKTLILLLVCLLTTYSLSGQTKPQHRVIILTDIEADPDDTESLVRLLLYSNEIDIRGIIATTSCWHKTMVNPESVRRIVQAYGKVQPNLIKHDAAFPLAETISALVRQGIPEYGMSGVGDSKDSEGSAWIINELEKNDERPLWISIWGGSNTIAQALYRLKKTKSEQELKRLVAKLRVYAISDQDDSGIWLRNNFPDLFYIVSPGDDYMRATWSAINSFIPRINNEKISNTWLAENIQQGHGPFGAVYPDVAYGMEGDTPSWLHLILNGLSNPEHPEWGGWGGRYEFYKPELSSYKGSSGVPHEPETRKIWTDAIDSYTPYVPGEYGRTVKPDTASFTGNKVSLWRWRDDFQDDFAARMDWCTKSYEEANHAPIIILSHPEQITVKSGQGFGLDAFNSTDPDGDNLGFLWYNYPEAGSYKKLIKLDGAENLHGVYIIAPKVDKKETAHFILEVTDKGTPQMTSYKRVIVTIEP
- a CDS encoding SGNH/GDSL hydrolase family protein; translated protein: MRKLFLSIAILIVMISCEKNNTISGLFGTRNNIAYIGRFDRQTGDRAVFMYSGSAIRTNFTGTSVKILLRDDSLRNLFNVIIDGNLSVLKTSDTMEYMLAENLQDKVHSLEIVRRTEWFAGNTTFMGFKLDDGAELMKPEMKPHILEFIGDSYICGYGNEGKSPDEPFKYETENSYMSYGAITSRSLNSEFISVSYSGFGLVQDYNGNKNNSLIHHYDRVINNSSQKWNYSEYKPDAVVVALGGNDVESGVDSALFVSTYVKFLKRIRNNYGNTMIVCIAGPSAPNEFWPVLRAYIKAAAEDFAQTDDRVQYFEFTPFTPHGSNAHPNVAEHKQLADEFAPFLRGVMGW
- the deoC gene encoding deoxyribose-phosphate aldolase; amino-acid sequence: MNKIQELAAMIDHSVLQPTYTDEDLKKQCEVARKYKVASVCVKPYAVRMAASLLKGSDVKVGCVIGFPHGNSSTAVKVFETEQACNDGAVEIDMVINIGKALGGEWDYVEREIKAITDCCHRNNAIVKVIFETDYMTRKEDKIRLCEICTKAGADFVKTSTGYGYVKQPNGFFSYTGATVEDVKLMREHSGPRVQVKCAGGVRTLDDLLKMKDAGATRSGATATETILKEASDRFGLPL
- a CDS encoding GntR family transcriptional regulator, with translation MEKLYQKLHGNLKSLIIGGIYHEGDLLPSENELMQSHGVTRSTVRQALVELVREGYIVKQQGKGSIVQKQRRRTLGLLSVKGFSEVVSSNHLAVHTVMIQKPVVTSWIEPFFYPLDETEWSAGCIYLKRIRCVDDEPVMLESTYIPNVNLPRFCSSPFVRGSLFETLSVNHQVEITRVDQDLRAVTAGAEASEHLGVQAGSPLLHIFIKFHSNREHLNVYSSLLCNTMNYSIGNKL